Proteins from a genomic interval of Odontesthes bonariensis isolate fOdoBon6 chromosome 7, fOdoBon6.hap1, whole genome shotgun sequence:
- the saal1 gene encoding protein saal1 has translation MDSSVDGEQEENERSSSPAGVQSPVMDRNPSPPPDTADGEEDEDLDAIGDTVYSKHWLFSTLTRLIHMVTEHSEDNSEGQMQLSDDDEEDLCRVWDMAMDKDVAGFLQEFKAADILLGVIAKSRSPRLTEISVGILGNIACFPDTCMTLSQNEDLGAVLLLLLGDADPPTLLETSRLLLTCLSQKDVCSVWLQRIRQQTSVCSNLCFIMCSSTNTDLLEKVGELIDKLFDLDEELMKSWITAQRSEEKEEDNENHIDLTSCLMEAAKQLRSESPNGIEVYLHILQLLTTVEEGIQVLAAPDGPGKSVWNLVCDVVCEDLCQPNNLPVVLHEQKSILVQAFAVLQALYRCQDQWCSRTDTSLRLIGTVLRVCQYQSECKDEATNKDDTKDDHLQTLAEITAEFLADICIHISKDTVTDLINEGYLTQKTCVTAAVSLLPKFKTSFQHLQAVLSEADPQLADVMRMQFPV, from the exons ATGG ACAGCAGTGTTGATGGTGAGCAAGAGGAAAATGAGAGATCCTCATCTCCAGCCGGAGTACAGTCTCCTGTTATGGACCGTAACCCATCGCCCCCCCCGGACACAGCTGAtggagaggaggatgaggaCCTGGATGCCATTGGTGACACCGTTTACAGCAAACACTGGCTTTTCAGCACCCTGACCCGCCTTATTCAT ATGGTTACAGAGCATTCAGAAGACAACTCTGAAGGTCAGATGCAGCTctctgatgatgatgaggaagaTCTGTGTAGAGTCTGGGATATGGCAATGGATAAG GACGTGGCGGGTTTTCTGCAGGAATTCAAAGCTGCTGATATCCTTCTCGGAGTGATAGCCAAATCTCGTTCCCCACGTCTTACA GAAATAAGTGTTGGAATCCTTGGGAACATTGCTTGTTTTCCTGACACGTGCATGACTCTCAGTCAAAACGAAGACTTGGG GGCTGTGCTGCTGCTTCTCCTCGGAGATGCAGATCCCCCGACCCTTCTGGAAACCAGCAG ACTGCTGCTGACCTGTTTGTCTCAGAAAGACGTCTGTTCTGTTTGGCTGCAGCGGATACGACAGCAGACATCCGTTTGCTCCAATCTTTGTTTCATCATGTGCAGTTCTACCAACA CGGATCTGCTGGAGAAGGTGGGAGAGCTGATTGACAAATTGTTTGACCTGGATGAAGAGCTGATGAAGAGCTGGATCACAGCTCAGCGAagtgaggaaaaggaggaggataATGAAAACCATATAGATCTGACTTCTTGTCTCATGGAGGCAGCCAAGCAGCTGAG GTCAGAGAGTCCAAATGGCATAGAGGTTTATCTTCACATCCTCCAGCTCCTCACCACTGTTGAGGAAGGCATTCAGGTTTTAG CTGCCCCTGATGGACCGGGCAAGTCCGTGTGGAACCTCGTCTGTGACGTCGTGTGTGAGGACCTCTGCCAGCCAAACAATCTTCCGGTTGTCTTGCATGAGCAAAAGAGCATTTTGGTTCAGGCATTTGCTGTGCTGCAGGCTCTTTATAGATGTCAGGATCAGTGGTGTAGCAGAACAGACACAA GTCTGCGCCTTATTGGGACCGTCTTGCGAGTGTGCCAGTACCAGAGCGAGTGCAAAGATGAAGCCACAAACAAAGACGACACAAAAGATGACCACCTGCAGACTCTTGCTGAGATCACAGCTGAGTTTCTAGCTGACATCTGCATTCACATTTCGAAG gacacagtcacagatcTGATAAATGAAGGTTACCTGACACAGAAGACTTGCGTCACAGCTGCCGTCAGTTTACTTCCCAAGTTTAAGACTTCG TTTCAGCACCTACAGGCCGTGTTGTCAGAGGCAGATCCCCAGTTGGCAGACGTGATGAGGATGCAGTTTCCTGTCTGA
- the tph1a gene encoding tryptophan 5-hydroxylase 1a, producing the protein MYSNKTEGPRRGRSFDSMNIGFEEKLLNNEINKSTFTKIEENSEKKNTSEKERATIIFSLKNEVGGLVKALKLFQENHVNLVHIESRKSKRRNSEFEIFVDCDSNHEQLNEIIHLLRKHVNVVNMDPPDNSCLQEEDMYDVPWFPKKISDLDKCANRVLMYGSELDADHPGFKDNVYRKRRKYFADLAMSFKHGDPVPRIEFTEEEVKTWGVVYRELNKLYPTHACREYLKNLPLLSKYCECREDNIPQLEDVSRFLKERTGFTIRPVAGYLSPRDFLAGLAFRVFHCTQYVRHSSDPLYTPEPDTCHELLGHVPLLAEPSFAQFSQEIGLASLGASDDSVQKLATCYFFTVEFGLCKQEGQLRAYGAGLLSSISELKHALSGNARIMPFDPKVTSKQECIITTFQDVYFVSDSFEEAKVKMREFAKTIKRPFTVRYNPYTQSVDVLKDTPSINSVVEELRHELDIVGDALSRLNKQLGV; encoded by the exons ATGTActcaaacaaaactgaaggacCGCGTAGAGGAAGATCCTTTGACTCCATGAACATCGGCTTTGAGGAAAAACTGCTGAACAATGAG ATAAACAAATCAACATTCACAAAAATTGAAGAGAACTCCGAAAAGAAGAATActtcagagaaagagagagcaaCAATTATCTTTTCCCTCAAGAATGAAGTGGGAGGACTCGTAAAGGCTCTCAAACTCTTCCAA GAAAACCATGTCAACCTTGTACACATTGAGTCCAGAAAATCCAAAAGACGCAACTCTGAGTTTGAAATTTTTGTGGACTGCGACAGTAACCACGAACAACTGAACGAAATCATCCATTTGCTACGGAAGCATGTGAATGTGGTGAACATGGACCCTCCAGATAACTCCTGTCTACAAGAGGAAG ATATGTATGATGTACCCTGGTTCCCCAAGAAAATTTCAGACTTGGACAAATGTGCTAACCGAGTCCTGATGTATGGCTCTGAGTTGGATGCTGACCATCCG GGTTTCAAGGACAATGTCTACCGAAAAAGGCGAAAGTACTTTGCTGATCTTGCTATGTCCTTCAAACA TGGGGATCCCGTCCCTCGTATCGAGTTCACAGAGGAGGAAGTGAAAACTTGGGGTGTTGTATACAGGGAGCTCAATAAGTTGTACCCCACCCACGCCTGCCGGGAATACTTGAAGAACCTGCCACTGTTGTCCAAATACTGTGAATGTCGGGAGGACAACATCCCTCAGCTGGAAGATGTCTCACGCTTCCTCAAAG AACGTACTGGATTTACCATCAGACCTGTGGCAGGTTACCTGTCCCCACGTGACTTCCTTGCTGGTTTAGCCTTCCGCGTTTTCCACTGTACCCAGTATGTGCGGCACAGCTCCGACCCCTTATACACCCCAGAGCC GGACACATGCCATGAGCTGTTGGGTCATGTCCCACTGCTAGCAGAGCCCAGCTTCGCTCAGTTTTCTCAGGAGATTGGTCTTGCTTCACTCGGGGCCTCGGATGACTCAGTTCAGAAACTGGCCACA TGCTATTTCTTCACCGTGGAGTTTGGCCTATGCAAACAAGAAGGGCAGCTGCGAGCGTATGGAGCTGGACTGCTGTCATCTATCAGTGAGCTTAAG CATGCACTCTCTGGTAATGCAAGGATAATGCCTTTTGACCCAAAAGTTACATCAAAGCAGGAATGCATCATCACAACCTTTCAGGATGTCTACTTTGTGTCCGACAGCTTTGAAGAGGCCAAAGTCAAGATGAG GGAGTTTGCCAAGACCATCAAGCGTCCCTTCACAGTTCGATACAACCCCTACACCCAGAGTGTGGATGTGCTAAAGGACACTCCCAGCATCAACAGTGTGGTGGAGGAGCTTCGTCATGAGCTCGACATCGTGGGTGACGCTCTCAGTCGGCTGAACAAGCAGCTGGGCGTCTGA